A window from Azoarcus sp. DD4 encodes these proteins:
- a CDS encoding LamB/YcsF family protein → MKINLNADLGESFGAWKMGEDEALLQVVRSANIACGFHAGDPLVMRNTVRTALAAGVSLGAHPAYPDLQGFGRRPLKMAPAELEAAVIYQVGALAGMAAAEGGRLTHVKPHGALNNQACEDAALADTVARAVRAFDRELILLAPALSELCAAGERAGLRVAAEIFADRAYTDAATLVPRNQPGAVIHDHDELVAHVLRMLEAGGIVAQSGKLMKTAMHSICVHGDTLGAVESARQLAETLKAKGWDLVDLPEMVG, encoded by the coding sequence ATGAAGATCAACCTCAATGCCGACCTCGGCGAATCCTTCGGCGCCTGGAAGATGGGCGAGGACGAGGCGCTGCTGCAGGTGGTGCGCTCGGCCAACATCGCCTGCGGATTTCATGCCGGCGACCCGCTGGTGATGCGCAACACGGTGCGCACCGCGCTCGCCGCCGGGGTCAGCCTCGGCGCGCATCCGGCCTATCCCGACCTGCAGGGTTTCGGCCGGCGGCCGCTGAAGATGGCGCCGGCCGAGCTGGAGGCCGCGGTGATCTACCAGGTCGGTGCGCTCGCCGGCATGGCGGCGGCCGAAGGCGGCCGGCTCACCCACGTCAAGCCGCACGGTGCGCTCAACAACCAGGCCTGCGAGGATGCCGCGCTGGCCGACACGGTGGCGCGCGCGGTGCGCGCGTTCGACCGCGAGCTGATCCTGCTGGCGCCGGCGCTGTCCGAGCTCTGCGCCGCCGGCGAACGCGCCGGCCTGCGCGTGGCGGCGGAGATCTTCGCCGACCGCGCCTACACCGACGCCGCCACCCTGGTGCCGCGCAATCAGCCCGGTGCGGTGATCCACGACCACGACGAGCTCGTCGCCCATGTGCTGCGCATGCTGGAGGCGGGCGGCATCGTGGCGCAGAGCGGCAAGCTCATGAAAACGGCCATGCACAGCATCTGCGTGCATGGGGACACGCTGGGCGCGGTGGAGAGTGCGCGCCAGCTGGCCGAGACGCTGAAGGCGAAGGGGTGGGATCTGGTGGACCTGCCGGAGATGGTGGGCTGA
- a CDS encoding TRAP transporter large permease, whose amino-acid sequence MIVVALILLLVLIGLSIPVAAALGVLGLILDPLYSMLPLTRAMGELAWSSSNEFLLVAIPLFIMLGEVLLRAGFAERMYGAMSLWLSWLPGGLMHANIGASTLFSATSGSSVATAATVGTVALPQIKRFGYNEPLFLGSIAAGGTLGILIPPSINLVIYGVLTNSSVPKLYLAGIIPGFLMAALFMAVIVVACIAKPQWGGQRVTASWGERFASLVHLLPPLGIFLLVVGSIYAGIATPTEAAALGVVGALVLAAVFGRLKIAMLREVVESSMRATAMIMIIVIAAAFLNFIMSAIGLTDAITSSITGLGLSPGWMLLAIVIFYVILGCFMETLSMMITTIPIVAPIMTALGFDPIWLGIVIIVLVETALITPPVGLNLFVVQSLRKSGSMQAVINGSLPFVAALFLMIALLAAFPGLALWLPSVFG is encoded by the coding sequence ATGATCGTCGTCGCCCTCATCCTGCTGCTGGTGCTGATCGGCCTCAGCATCCCGGTGGCCGCCGCGCTCGGCGTGCTCGGCCTCATTCTCGATCCGCTCTATTCCATGCTGCCGCTCACCCGCGCGATGGGCGAGCTGGCGTGGAGTTCGAGCAACGAGTTCCTGCTGGTGGCAATCCCGCTCTTCATCATGCTGGGCGAGGTCCTGCTGCGCGCCGGTTTCGCCGAACGCATGTACGGCGCGATGAGCCTGTGGCTGTCGTGGCTGCCGGGCGGGCTGATGCACGCCAACATCGGCGCCTCGACGCTGTTTTCGGCCACCTCCGGTTCCAGCGTGGCGACCGCCGCCACCGTAGGCACCGTGGCGCTGCCGCAGATCAAGCGCTTCGGCTACAACGAGCCGCTATTCCTCGGTTCGATCGCCGCCGGCGGCACGCTCGGCATCCTGATCCCGCCTTCGATCAACCTCGTCATCTACGGCGTGCTGACCAACTCCTCGGTGCCCAAGCTCTACCTCGCCGGCATCATCCCCGGCTTCCTGATGGCGGCGCTGTTCATGGCAGTGATCGTGGTGGCCTGCATCGCCAAGCCGCAATGGGGCGGCCAGCGGGTGACGGCGAGCTGGGGCGAGCGCTTCGCCAGCCTGGTGCACCTGCTGCCGCCGCTGGGCATCTTCCTGCTGGTGGTGGGCTCGATCTACGCCGGCATCGCCACGCCCACCGAGGCGGCGGCGCTGGGCGTGGTCGGCGCGCTGGTGCTGGCGGCCGTCTTCGGCCGACTCAAGATCGCGATGCTGCGCGAGGTGGTGGAAAGCTCGATGCGCGCGACCGCGATGATCATGATCATCGTCATCGCCGCGGCCTTCCTCAACTTCATCATGTCGGCCATCGGCCTGACCGACGCGATCACCAGCAGCATCACCGGGCTGGGCCTGTCGCCGGGCTGGATGCTGCTCGCCATCGTGATCTTCTACGTCATCCTCGGCTGCTTCATGGAGACGCTGTCGATGATGATCACGACCATCCCCATCGTCGCGCCCATCATGACCGCGCTCGGCTTCGATCCGATCTGGCTCGGCATCGTCATCATCGTCCTGGTGGAAACCGCGCTCATCACCCCGCCGGTGGGCCTCAACCTCTTCGTCGTGCAGAGCCTGCGCAAGTCCGGCTCGATGCAGGCGGTGATCAACGGCAGCCTGCCCTTCGTCGCCGCGCTGTTCCTGATGATCGCATTGCTCGCCGCCTTCCCCGGCCTCGCCCTGTGGCTGCCGTCGGTGTTCGGCTGA
- a CDS encoding DUF2848 domain-containing protein translates to MKLEFTLETAQGTQTLKAELGQLVVAGWAGRDRDAIEHHIEELAAIGVPRPSAVPLYYRVAANQITQDEVVQVVGDSSSGEIEAFVFAVDGVLYLSIASDHTDRKLEAYSVALSKQVCVKPVARTAWPLAEVADHWDALQVRSRIVENGAEVAYQDGTLASLRTATDLIAGYSGATLPDGTGMTCGTVAVIGGIRPATVFEMELYDPVRQRSIRHRYTLDVLPEVA, encoded by the coding sequence ATGAAACTCGAATTCACCCTCGAAACCGCCCAAGGCACCCAAACCCTCAAGGCCGAGCTTGGCCAGCTCGTCGTCGCCGGCTGGGCCGGCCGCGACCGCGACGCCATCGAACACCACATCGAGGAACTCGCCGCCATCGGCGTGCCGCGCCCGAGCGCGGTGCCGCTGTACTACCGCGTCGCCGCCAACCAGATCACCCAGGACGAAGTCGTGCAGGTGGTCGGCGACAGCTCTTCCGGCGAGATCGAAGCCTTCGTGTTCGCGGTGGACGGCGTGCTCTATCTCTCTATCGCCTCCGACCACACCGACCGCAAGCTCGAGGCCTACAGCGTGGCGCTGTCCAAGCAGGTGTGCGTCAAGCCGGTGGCGCGCACCGCCTGGCCGCTGGCGGAAGTCGCCGACCACTGGGACGCGCTGCAGGTGCGTTCGCGCATCGTCGAGAACGGTGCCGAAGTGGCCTACCAGGACGGCACGCTCGCCAGCCTGCGCACCGCCACCGACCTCATCGCCGGCTACAGCGGCGCCACCCTGCCCGACGGCACCGGCATGACCTGCGGCACAGTGGCGGTGATAGGTGGCATCCGCCCGGCCACGGTGTTCGAAATGGAGCTGTACGATCCGGTGCGCCAGCGCAGCATCCGTCACCGCTACACGCTGGACGTGCTGCCCGAAGTGGCCTGA
- a CDS encoding LysR family transcriptional regulator, with product MKRSPVPMIELRGIETFYWVATLGGFRAAAEKLHTSQPAISQRIAQLEDGLGVRLFDRDTRGVRLTAKGQALLAHAERMLEMRHDMLLVARAQNAVSGRLCIGVAETIVQTWLPALLERVHTTFPDLVLEIEVDTTPVLRAHLLARQIDLAFLMGPLSEPDVENLPLCRYPLAWVASPQLDLGVEPLPLVKLAKLPVITYPSSSKPYQIVREMLMRAGVRAPRMYGSASLAMAVRMVRDGIGTSVIAPVFLGKELAEGRLRLLEVAAEPLPDLAFTATWLRGTDSHVAAAIARLAVQVAASEEGGEGGTDRFYL from the coding sequence TTGAAACGCTCCCCCGTCCCCATGATAGAACTGCGTGGCATCGAGACTTTCTACTGGGTCGCCACCCTGGGCGGCTTCCGCGCCGCCGCCGAAAAGCTCCATACCAGCCAGCCGGCCATTTCGCAGCGCATCGCGCAGCTGGAGGATGGCCTCGGTGTCAGGCTGTTCGACCGCGATACCCGTGGCGTGCGCCTGACCGCCAAGGGCCAGGCCCTGCTGGCGCATGCCGAACGCATGCTGGAGATGCGCCACGACATGCTGCTGGTGGCGCGCGCGCAGAACGCGGTGAGCGGCCGACTGTGCATCGGCGTGGCCGAGACCATCGTCCAGACCTGGCTGCCGGCGCTGCTCGAGCGGGTGCACACCACCTTCCCCGACCTGGTGCTGGAGATCGAGGTGGATACCACGCCGGTGTTGCGCGCCCACCTGCTGGCGCGCCAGATCGACCTCGCCTTCCTGATGGGGCCGCTGTCCGAGCCCGATGTCGAGAACCTGCCGCTGTGCCGCTATCCGCTGGCCTGGGTGGCCAGCCCGCAGCTCGATCTCGGGGTGGAGCCGCTGCCGCTGGTCAAGCTGGCGAAGCTGCCCGTCATCACCTATCCGTCCAGCAGCAAGCCTTACCAGATTGTGCGCGAGATGCTGATGCGCGCCGGCGTGCGTGCGCCGAGGATGTACGGCTCGGCCTCGCTGGCGATGGCGGTGCGGATGGTGCGCGACGGCATCGGCACCAGCGTGATCGCGCCGGTTTTCCTCGGCAAGGAACTGGCCGAAGGCCGCTTGCGGTTGCTCGAGGTAGCTGCCGAACCCTTGCCCGACCTGGCATTCACGGCCACCTGGCTGCGCGGCACCGACAGTCACGTAGCCGCTGCGATTGCCCGTCTTGCAGTGCAGGTGGCGGCCAGCGAGGAGGGCGGCGAAGGCGGCACTGATCGCTTTTACTTATAA
- a CDS encoding TRAP transporter small permease subunit — translation MTASPPLGLLARLLALAGTLSRVAVWVGGALTIASVLLISYDVIVRRLFGITVGGADELSSYAFAISTSWALAFTALDRANVRVDVIYQYFPVRISALLDWIALVALGVFSVYLTYYAYDVAMTSWTENAAANTPLATPLWVPQTLWVVGLGWFSVVLALLLIRASVALVTGDIAALKEVCGVKSAKEEAEEEAAAGIRMVKGENA, via the coding sequence ATGACTGCCTCACCCCCCCTCGGCCTGCTCGCGCGCCTGCTGGCGCTGGCCGGCACCCTGTCGCGCGTCGCGGTATGGGTCGGCGGCGCGCTGACCATCGCCAGCGTGCTTCTGATCTCCTACGACGTCATCGTCCGCCGCCTGTTCGGCATCACCGTCGGCGGCGCCGACGAGCTGTCCAGCTACGCCTTCGCCATCAGCACCAGCTGGGCGCTCGCCTTTACCGCGCTCGACCGCGCCAACGTGCGCGTTGACGTGATCTACCAGTATTTCCCGGTGCGCATCAGTGCCCTGCTCGACTGGATCGCGCTGGTCGCGCTCGGCGTGTTCTCGGTGTACCTCACCTACTACGCCTACGACGTGGCGATGACCTCGTGGACCGAGAACGCCGCCGCCAACACCCCGCTCGCTACCCCGCTGTGGGTGCCGCAGACCCTTTGGGTGGTGGGCCTCGGCTGGTTCTCGGTGGTGCTCGCGCTGCTGCTGATCCGTGCCTCGGTGGCGCTGGTCACCGGCGACATCGCCGCGCTGAAGGAAGTGTGCGGCGTGAAGTCGGCCAAGGAAGAGGCGGAAGAAGAAGCCGCCGCCGGCATCCGCATGGTCAAGGGAGAAAACGCATGA
- a CDS encoding TRAP transporter substrate-binding protein, which yields MKTIVAALVGTLIAGSAFAQELPKTQLRIVGGLSNLTAYNDYEKPFWTKTIPELSKGQVTAEIKGFNEMGLKGPELMRLMSQGVVEFGTATLSYFASDNPINEAIDLAGLAPDVKTARQVTDAFEPIYAKIYGDGAKVKVLGISPYPAQVLFCNAEIRSLADLKGKKVRTSGRSQAEFVEAMGGSSVTMAFGEVVPALQNKVVDCAITGSLSGYSAKWYEVSTHLYALPINWNQQIHAVNQKAWDKLDPKVRDFLQTSVKGLVNDIWNAAERQTEEGYACNSGAASCAQPVKGKMVLVQPTAADRELLARIRGDVINKWAARCSAECVSDFNATVGKVVGVTAKK from the coding sequence ATGAAGACCATCGTCGCCGCGCTCGTCGGCACCCTGATCGCCGGTTCCGCGTTTGCCCAGGAACTGCCCAAGACCCAGCTGCGCATCGTCGGCGGCCTGTCCAACCTGACGGCCTACAACGACTACGAGAAGCCCTTCTGGACCAAGACCATCCCCGAACTTTCCAAGGGCCAGGTCACCGCCGAGATCAAGGGTTTCAACGAAATGGGCCTGAAGGGGCCGGAGCTGATGCGGCTGATGTCGCAGGGCGTGGTCGAGTTCGGCACCGCGACGCTGTCCTACTTCGCCAGCGACAACCCGATCAACGAAGCGATCGACCTCGCCGGCCTCGCGCCGGACGTGAAGACGGCGCGCCAGGTCACCGACGCCTTCGAGCCGATCTACGCCAAGATCTACGGCGACGGCGCCAAGGTGAAGGTGCTGGGCATCTCGCCCTACCCCGCGCAGGTGCTGTTCTGCAACGCCGAGATCCGCAGCCTGGCCGACCTCAAGGGCAAGAAGGTGCGCACCAGCGGCCGTTCGCAGGCCGAGTTCGTCGAGGCGATGGGCGGCTCCAGCGTGACCATGGCCTTCGGCGAAGTGGTGCCGGCGCTGCAGAACAAGGTGGTCGATTGCGCCATCACCGGTTCGCTGTCGGGCTATTCGGCCAAGTGGTACGAAGTGTCCACCCACCTCTACGCGCTGCCGATCAACTGGAACCAGCAGATCCACGCGGTGAACCAGAAGGCCTGGGACAAGCTCGACCCGAAGGTGCGCGACTTCCTGCAGACCAGCGTGAAGGGCCTGGTGAACGACATCTGGAACGCCGCCGAGCGCCAGACCGAAGAAGGCTATGCCTGCAACAGCGGCGCCGCGAGCTGCGCGCAGCCGGTCAAGGGCAAGATGGTGCTGGTGCAGCCCACCGCCGCCGACCGCGAACTGCTCGCCAGGATCCGCGGCGACGTGATCAACAAGTGGGCCGCGCGCTGTTCGGCCGAGTGTGTGAGCGACTTCAACGCCACCGTCGGCAAGGTGGTCGGCGTCACCGCCAAGAAGTGA
- a CDS encoding putative hydro-lyase: MPAVATSSPAFAPESLEVRLRARRGELTGPTASLVPGYVQANLAILPKALADDFLRFCLRNPRSCPLVGVSEPGDPRLPGLGADLDIRSDVPRYRVWRDGVMVEECTDVRHVWRDDLVSFAIGCSFSFEEALIADGIEVRHIAAGCNVPMYRTSIPTTPAGVFSGPMVVSMRPMKAADAIRAVQITSRFPSVHGAPVHLGDPAEIGIADVDRPDYGDAVDIRPGELPVFWACGVTPQSVVAAVRPEFCITHAPGHMLVTDLKNSTLAVF, translated from the coding sequence ATGCCTGCTGTCGCCACGTCTTCCCCCGCCTTCGCCCCGGAAAGCCTGGAGGTGCGTCTGCGCGCCCGTCGCGGTGAGCTGACCGGTCCCACCGCCAGTCTGGTGCCAGGCTACGTCCAGGCCAACCTCGCCATCCTGCCCAAGGCGCTGGCCGACGATTTCCTGCGCTTCTGCCTGCGCAACCCGCGTTCGTGTCCGCTGGTCGGCGTGTCGGAGCCGGGCGATCCGCGGCTGCCCGGACTCGGCGCCGATCTCGACATCCGCAGCGACGTGCCGCGCTACCGCGTGTGGCGCGACGGCGTGATGGTGGAAGAGTGCACCGACGTGCGCCACGTCTGGCGCGACGACCTGGTGAGTTTCGCCATCGGCTGCTCCTTCTCCTTCGAGGAAGCGCTGATCGCCGACGGCATCGAGGTGCGCCACATCGCCGCCGGCTGCAACGTGCCGATGTACCGCACCAGCATCCCGACCACCCCGGCCGGCGTGTTCTCGGGGCCGATGGTGGTGTCGATGCGGCCGATGAAGGCCGCCGACGCGATCCGCGCGGTGCAGATCACTTCCCGTTTTCCGTCGGTGCATGGCGCACCGGTGCACCTGGGCGACCCGGCCGAAATCGGCATTGCCGACGTCGATCGCCCCGACTACGGCGACGCCGTCGACATCCGCCCCGGCGAACTGCCGGTGTTCTGGGCCTGCGGCGTGACCCCGCAATCGGTGGTGGCGGCGGTGCGGCCCGAGTTCTGCATCACCCATGCGCCCGGCCACATGCTGGTGACCGACCTCAAGAACAGCACGCTGGCGGTGTTCTAG